The following is a genomic window from Amycolatopsis acidiphila.
GACAGCACGAACCCCACCGTGACCGGCATCAGCAGCCCGCCCACCTTCTGCCAGGCCGCCGCCCAGCCCAGGCCCGTCGCGCGGTTGGCGGTCGGGTACAGCTCGCTGGCGTAGACGAACAGCGTGCTGCCCGCGACCCCGCTGCCGAAGAACGTCGCCAGCGCCCCGGTCAGCACCACGGCGGAGGTGCCGGAGACCGCGCCCCACAGCAGGCACAGCAGCCCGCTGAGCAGGAACGCCGGCGCCAGCGCCCAGCGGCGGCCCAACCGGTTGACCAGCTGGCCCGCGACCACCGCGCCGGCGACGCCCGCGGCGGTGATGATGCCGGTGTAGGCGAAGCTCGACAGCAGCCCGATGCCATGTGACTTCAGCACCGTGGGCAGCCAGGTGGACAGTCCGTAGAGGAACGCCCCGGCGCAGACCTCCATCACCCAGATCGCGATGGTGTAGCGGGAGTACCTGCCGCGCAACAGGTCCCGTACCGAGCCGGCGGCGTTGCCGTGTGCCGCCGGCGGGTCCGCCTGCCCGGAACCCGGCGCCACCGAGCCCCGGGTGAGCAGCTCGACGATCTCGGTGGCCTGCTCGCGCTTGCCGCGCCGCAACAGGTAGCGCACGGATTCGGGCAGGGTCAGCGCGACCAGCAGCGCGATCAGCACCGGGATCGTGCCGACGAAGAACATCGAGCGCCAGCCCAGTGCGGGCACGATCCCGATCGCCACGGCCGACGCGACCGGCAGCCCGATCAGCCAGGCCGCGGTCGCGAGCGTGACCAGCGGCCCGCGCCTGCGGGTCGGCACGAACTCCGCGATGTAGGGCAGCACGATCGCGATCTCCGCGCCCAGCCCGATGCCCTGCACGGTGCGCGCGGCGACGAGCACCGGGTAGTTCCACGCGGCCGCCGCCAGCAGCGAGAACCCGCCGAAGATCAGGATCGACAGCGCCAGCGGGTACCGGCGACCCAGCCGGTCGGAGACGATGCCGGCCATGGCCGCCCCGACGAGCATGCCCGCGAACAGCGCTGAGCTGAGCACCCCGGCCTCGCCGCTGGTGAGCGCGAAGGCCGCGATCACCCCGGGCAGCACGAAGCCGGTGAGGTTGATGGTGAAGCCGTCGAAAAAGTGTCCCGCCAGCGCGGTCAGGTAGAACCGCGTGTGCGTCCGCGTGAAGGGGGAGTGGTCCAGACGGTGCAGCAGCTGCCCGTCCGTGCCGCTTGTTCTGGCCATGGGTGGTGACACCTCTCTGTGCACGACCACCCCTCGACCGTCAGCGATCGTCGAGAAGGCTCTCGGTCTCGGAGTAGAGCCGGTGCATGACGGTGAGGAGATCTGCTCTGATGTGCTCGTCCAGCCCGGCGGTGAGCTCCGCGCTGAACTTCTCCAGTGCCAGGCGGCCCGCCTCTTGGGCCTCGCGCCCGGCCGCGGTCAGCGCCAGTGCCATGGTGCGCCGGTCCGCCGCTTCCGTCTCACGGGTCAGCAGTCCCTGCTTGACCAGCTTGTTGACGCTTTCGGACATGGTGGGCGGGTTGCGGTGCGCGAGGCGGCACAGCGCCATCAGCGATGTGTGCCCCGCGTCGACCCTGGAGAGGATCCGGTACTGACGGATCGTCAGCGGCACGTCGAGCCCGGCGAGGATCTCCGTCTGCAGCCGGGTCAGCCGGCCGGCGAACGACAACAGTGTCTCCCCGAAGGGCTGTGCGGCCGGGCTGCCCGGTGCCGCGGGACGTGCTTGGTCCTTGCTCACTTCGCCCACCAGAACTTTCGGTGCCCGAAACATTGACGAGCTGACCGTACCTCCGCCCCCGTATCGCTGGCAAGGGCCTTTTCGCGAGGTGGTTCGCTTGCTGTTCAACGGCTTCCGGGCGAGCGGGCGGAACCGGGCGGGGCCGCCGGAGCCCGTTGCACATCCAGGGACTCGTGTCGTACGGTTCGGGAAAGCGGTTTCCGAAACGACAGCGAAGTCGTCGTCGCGGGCTCACAGGAAGGTCGGCCAGTGGCTCGTCGAGGTCGTGCCCTGATCCTCGCCGTGGCGGTCGTGCTCGCGGCGGCGGTGACGGCGGCGTGCAGCCCGCCCAGCCTCAGCGCCGCGCCGGAGCACATCACCCCGCGAAAACCCGGGCACCCGATCACGCTCACGCTGCTCGACGGGTCCGGCGACCTGCAGGTCTACCAGAAGATCTACAACGACTTCGCCAAGGCGCACCCGGAGCTGGTCAGCGGGATCCGGTACGAGACGGCGTCCTCGCCGGACGTGCTGGGCAAGCTGCGCGCGCAGGAGCTGAGCAACCACGTCGACACCTCGCTCATCCTGGGCGGCACGGACATCGTCGGCGCGCTGCAGCAGCAGAAGCTGCTCACCCCGCTGCTGCCCGACCACCAGGACCTGCTGCCGGATCTGAGCAAGATCCAGGACCCGCCGCGCGCGAAGCTGCAGGCGCTCGTCGGCGGCGCCGGGATCATGAACCTGTGGAGCCCGAGCGGGCCCGCCTGGGAGTACGACACCAAGCACGTCCCCGCGCTGCCGGGAAACCCGCAGGAGCTGCTGGCCTGGGCCAAGGCGAACCCGGGGAAGTTCACCTACGCGCAGCCGCCGAACTCCGGACCCGGACGGCAGTTCATGATGTCGCTGCCCTACGAGCTGGGCGATGCCAACCCCGCGGACCCGGTCAACGGCTGGACCAGGACCTGGGACTACCTGCGCGAGCTGGGCCGCTACGTCGCCGCCTACCCGGCCAGCTCGACGATCATGAACAAGCAGCTCGCCGACGGCAGCGTCTGGATCGTGCCCACGTCCACCGCCTCGGACTTCAACAACCACCGGCAGAACGTGTGGGGCCCGGACGCGGACATGGGCATCCTCGCCGACCAGGCGTGGATCATGGACGGGCACTTCATGCTCGTGCCCCGCGGGGTCTCGCCCGAGACGCTGTACGTCGACCTCGCCTTCATCAGCTGGGTCCTGCAGCCGCAGCAGCAGGTCCGCACGTACGAGTCGGGCACGATCAGCCCCGCCGTCACCGACGCCCCGCTCACGCAGGCCGGCGACGCGGGCAAGGCCGCCGTCGCGAAGTTCGGGCGGCCCGACTTCCTCGCGCAGGCCTTCAGGACCGGCACCGTCAACGCCCCGCTCGATCCGCTCGTCCTCCGCACCGCGTTCGACCTGTGGCAGCGCAAGATCGGCAGCCACGTCGGCGAATGACGCCCGGTCCCCGGACAGGAAGGCACCCCATGACCAGCGTTTCCCCCCAGCCGTTCACGTCACTGCGGCTGGACCGCATCTCCCGCCGGTTCGGCCGGATCGCCGCGCTGAGCGAGCTGTCCCTCGAGGTCGCGCGAGGCGAGTTCCTGGCGCTGCTCGGCCCGTCGGGCTGCGGGAAGTCGACCACGCTCAGCTGCCTGGCCGGCCTGCAGCCGCTGTCCTCGGGCAGCATCTGGCGCGACGAGGAGCGGATCGACACCCTGCCCGCCGAGAAGCGCGGCTTCGGCATGGTGTTCCAGAACTACGCGCTCTTCCCGCACCTGTCGGTGCAGCGCAACGTCGAGTTCGGCCTCGCGATGCGCAAGGCCGGCCGCGACGAGCGCCGGGAGAAGGCGCGCGCGGCGCTGCGCACGGTGCAGCTGACCGGGCACGAGCACAAGCGGCCCGGCCAGCTCTCGGGCGGCCAGCAGCAGCGGGTCGCGATCGCGCGGGCGCTGGCGTTCCAGCCGCAGATCGTGCTGATGGACGAGCCACTGTCCAATCTCGACGCCGGGCTGCGGGTCGAGCTGCGCGCGCAGATCAAGCGGCTGCACGAGTCGCTCGGCCTGACGACGGTCTACGTGACGCACGACCAGAGCGAGGCGCTCTCGCTGGCGACCACCGTCGTGGTGATGCGCGAGGGGCGCGTCGAGCAGATCGGGCCGCCCGAACAGCTCTACAGCGCCCCGGAATCAGCGTACGTCGCGCGGTTCATGGGCTACCGCAACACGTTCACGGCCACCGTCGAGCAGGCCGACGCCTCGCACGCGCGGGTCGCCGTCGGCGGCGACACTCTGCAGGGCTCGCTGATGTCCGCCGCGCCGGTGGCCCGCGGGGACGAGGTCACCCTCGCGATCCACCCGGACGACCTGGTGCTCGCCACCCCCGGCGAGGCCGGCACGATCGGGGCCACCGTCGAGGTCGTCGAGTATCACGGCCGGGCCGTCGAGGCCGAGGTCTCCACCGCGAGCGGCGAGGTGCTGCGGCTGAGCACCGACCAGCGGGTGCGCCGCGGCGACACGCTCGCCCTGCGCGTGCGCCCCGAGCGGGTGCTGGTCTACCCGGGCGCGGAGACCTCGCAGCTGCGGGAGCTCGCGGAGCAGGTCGCGTGATGGCCACGGCCGCACCCGCCCGCCCGGCGATGGCGCCAGAGCAGGCCACCCAGTCGCTCGGCGCGCGGCTGGCGGACCGCGGCATCGACCGGGCCCTGCTGCTGCTCATCCCGGCCGTCGCGATCGTCGGCCTGCTGTTCGTCTACCCGTTCGTCTACGGCGTGCTGATCTCGTTCAGCCCGGAAAACGGGGGAGCGTGGGCGAACTACCGCGACTTCTTCACCGACCCCTACCAGAGCCAGACCATCTGGTACACCGTGCGGCTCGCGCTGCCGGTGGCGGCGGCGAGCCTGCTGATCGCGCTGCCGCTGGCCTACCGGCTGCGCCGGGACTTCCGCGGCAAACGCGTCATCACGCTGCTGTTCCTGCTGCCGGTGACGCTGGGCAGCGTGGTGCTCTCGGAGGGGCTGACCACGATCTTCTCGCCGTCGGGCTGGGTCAACCTGGTGCTGGGCGGGATCGGCCTCGGCCCGGTCTCGGTGCTCTACAGCTACTGGGGCACGTTCGTCGCCGGGGTGCTGGGCATCGTGCCGCTGATGTTGCTGCTGCTCATCGGGTTCTTCGGCGGGATCGACCCCGCGCTGGAGGACGCGGCGGCGACCCTGGGCGCCGGGCGCACCGTGCGGTTCTGGCGGGTGACCTTCCCGCTGGTGCTGCCCGGGCTGGTCACCACGCTGAGCCTCGCGCTCGTCGAGGCGTTCGCGATCTTCCCCTCGGCGGTGCTGGTCGGCGAGCCCAACGCCTCGACCCACGTGCTGTCGATCCCCATCTACGAAGCCGCCCAGCAGCGGTTCGACTACTCGGCCGCCTCGGCCGACGCCACCATCATGGTGCTCGTCGAACTGCTCGTGCTGGGCCTGCTGACCGCACTCCGGACGCGCCTGTACCGGGGCGCCGCCAGCGGTGGAAAGGGCTGAGACCATGACAACCACGCTCACCGCCCCGCCGGTCGTCGCCGGCCCGGCCGGAACCCGCCGCCGGGATCCCCGCAGGTTCACCCTCACCGGCGTGCTCACCTACACCGCCGCCGGCTGCTTCGTGCTCGTCCTGCTGGGCCTGTTCGCCGCCCTGATCCTGGAGTCGTTCGCCACGGCGTGGCGCGGCGGCTGGCTGCCTGCCGGGTTCACCGGCTCGTGGTTCGCGCAGGCCTGGAACGACCCCGCGTACGGGGTCTCGAGCCACCTGCTCACCACGTTCGAGATCGGCGTGAGCGTCATCGTGATCTCGGTGCTGGCCGGCGTGCCCGCCGCGTACGTGCTGGCCCGGCGCAGCTTCCCCGGCAAGTCGCTGGTCATGGTGCTGCTGGCGCTGCCGATCCTGCTGCCGCCGCTGACGTACGCCACCCAGCTGTCCTCGCTGATCTACACGATCGGGCTGGGCAGCACGCTGCCCGGCGTGATCCTGTCGAACCTGGTGCCCGCGCTGCCGTTCGTGATCCTGGTGATGACCCCGTTCGTCGAGCAGGTGCGGCCCGACGTCGAACAGGCCGCGCGGATGTGCGGGGCGAACACCTGGCACCTGTTCGGCCGGATCATCGGCCCGTTGCTGTTGCCCGGGGTGCTCGCCGCGAGCATCCTGACGCTGGTCCGGGTCTTCGGTGCGTTCGAGCTGACGTTCTTCGTGGCGGGCCCGCAGAGCCAGTCGCTGATCGTCGCCGTGTTCGGCGCGGCGGCCAACCCGGCGGGCTCGGCGCCACCGCTCGTGGCGGCGATGGCCGTGTGCTACATGGCCACGTCACTGGTGGTGTTCGCGCTCGCACTGTCCTTTGTGAACCCGACGCAGATCGTCTCGCGCGAGAGGAAGTCATGACCGAGCAACCGCTGCTGCCCGGGGGAGTGGGCCTGTCCCGGCTGCGGGTGTACCCGTGGGACACCGCCGACGGCCTGCACGGCGGCTCGCCGCACCTGCACCTGACCTGCACCGAGTGCTACTGCGTGCTCGGCGGCACCGGCGAGCTGCACACCCTGACGGCCGAAGGCCTGCGGAAGGTCTCGCTCGCCGCGGGGGACGCGGTGTGGTTCACCCCGGGCACCATCCACCGCGCGGTGAACACCGGCGATCTGCGGGTGCAGGTCGTGATGCAGAACGACGGGCTGCCCGAGGCCGGGGACGCGGTGCTGACCTTCCCGCCGGAGTACCTGGCGAGTCCGCAAACGTATGCGTCGGTCGCGTCGCTGGGCAACGGCGGGGCCGCGGAGCGGGAGGAGCGTGCCCGCCGCAGGCGGGACCTCGCGATCGCCGGGTTCGGCGAACTCGTCGCCGGCGGCCCGCGAGCACTGGAGGAGTTCCACGCCGCCGCCGTCGCCCTCGTGCGGGACAGGCTCGACGAGTGGGAGAAGGCCTGGCGGGAGAAGGCGCTGGCGGCGGCGAAACGGACCGGCGCGCAGATCGAAGCGTTGCGCCGCGGCGACGGCAGCCATCTGCGGGAGGCCACCGTCGCCCGGCTCGCCGCCCCGCCGGAAAGCGCCTTCGGCATGTGCGGCTACCTCGCGCCCTATCCCCGCGAAGGCGCGACCACCCCGCCTGCCGGGACCTGATGCCTGGCAGGATCGGGCCCATGGACACCGGCTCCGGGCAGACCGGCCGCCGGGCCCGCCCCGCGCGGCCCCGGTCGTCGGTGACGCTGCTCGACGTCGCCCGCGCCGCCGGGGTGTCCCTCGCGACGGCCTCGCGCGTGGTCAACGGCAGCGTGAGCCGCCGTCCCGCGCCCGAGCTGATCAAGAAGGTCACCGAGGCGGCCGAACGGCTCGGCTACAGCGCGAACGCGTCCGCGCAGGCGATCGCGCGCGGCGTGAACTCCGTGGTGGGGCTGATCGTCTCCGACATCGCCGACCCGTACTTCTCCTCGATCGCGGCCGGGGTGACCGCCGAGGCCGAGGAGCAGGGCCTGCTGGTGACCCTGGCCAGCACCAAGGGCCGGCCGATGCGCGAGGTCGAGTACCTCGGCGCGCTGCGCCGCCAGCGGCCGATGGCGATCCTGCTGGTCGGCAGCCGCCGGGCCGACCCCGCGGCGGAGCAGCGGCTGATCCAGGAGCTGCGGGCGTTCCGCGAGGACGGCGGGCGGGCCGCGGCGGTCAGCCAGCCGACGCTGCAGATCGACACCGTCGCGGTGCGCAACGCCGAGGGCGCCGCCGACCTGGCCCGCGCACTGGTCGCGCAGGGCCACACCCGGTTCGGCGTGCTCAGCGGGCCCGCGGACCTGCAGACGGCGGCGGAGCGGGTGACCGGTTTCCGCGGCGGCCTGCGCGGCACCGGGGCGCGGCTGGCGGCGCGCAACCTGCAGCACGGCGAGTTCACCAGGGACGGCGGCCAGCAGGCCGCGCGGGAGCTGCTGGAGCGGTCCCCGGACATCGGCTGCCTGTTCGCGGTCAACGACGTCATGGCCATCGGCGCGATGGCCGGCGCCAGGGAGTTGGGCTACCGCGTGCCCGAGGACCTGGCGATCGCCGGGTTCGACGACATCCCGTCCGCGGCGGACACGTTTCCCCCGCTCAGCACGGTGCGGATCGACCTGGAGGCGGTCGGGCGGGACGCCATGCGGTTCGTGCTGGAGCAGTCCGGTGCCGCCGCGCCGCGGGTGAAGTACGTGACCGGCGACGTCATCCTCCGCGCCAGCACCGATCCGTCGCCCCCGGGCTGACACCCGGTTTTGCCCCTTGCTCCGGGCGGGGCCCGGACTCTATGTTGGGGAAAGCGCTTTCCACGATTTGGAGGCTGGAAGTTCATGGACACCATCACCGTCGCGCTCAACGGGGTCACCGGGCGGATGGGCTACCGTCAGCACCTGGTGCGTTCGATCCTCGCGATCCGCGACCAGGGCGGGCTCGACCTCGGCGAGGGCCGGAAGGTGCAGGTCGAGCCGGTGCTGGTCGGCCGCAACGAGGCGAAGTTGCGCGACATCGCCCAGCGGCACGACGTCAAGCGCTGGAGCACCGACCTGGCCGCCGTGCTCGCCGACGACGAGGTGCAGGTGTACTTCGACGCCCAGCTGACCTCGGCCCGCGGCGGCGCGCTCGCCGCCGCCATCGCCGCGGGCAAGCACATCTACACCGAGAAGCCCGTCTCGACGACCGTCGAGGAGGCGGTCGCCCTGGCCCGCCAGGCCGCCGAGGCCGGGGTCACCGCGGGCGTCGTGCACGACAAGCTGTTCCTGCCCGGCCTGCTCAAACTCCGGCGCCTGGTCGAGGGCGGCTTCTTCGGCCGCATCCTGTCCGTGCGCGGCGAGTTCGGCTACTGGGTGTTCGAGGGCGACTGGCAGGAGGCGCAGCGACCCAGCTGGAACTACCGCATCGAGGACGGCGGCGGGATCGCCGTCGACATGCTCTGCCACTGGAACTACGTGCTGGAGAACCTGTTCGGCCGGGTTCGCAGTGTCTCCGCGGCCGCGGTGACGCACGTGCCGACGCGCTGGGACGAGAGCGGGAACGCCTACGACGCGACGGCGGACGACGCCGCGTACGCCATCTTCCAGCTCGACGGCGGTGTCATCGCCCAGATCAACTCCTCCTGGTGCGTCCGCGTGCACCGCGACGAGCTGGTCGAGTTCCAGGTGGACGGGACCGAGGGCAGCGCCGTCGCCGGCCTGCGCGACTGCGTGGTCCAACACCGGGCGCAAACCCCGAAGCCGGTCTGGAACCCCGACCTGCCCGCGGCCTTCGACTTCCGCGCCGGCTGGTCCCAGGTGCCCGACAACGACGAGTTCGACAACGGGTTCAAGGCGCAGTGGGAGCTGTTCCTGCGCGACGCGCTCGCCGGGCGGCCACACGTCTACGACCTGATGTCCGGCGCGCGCGGGATCAACCTGGCCCAGGCCGGGCTCGCCGCCTCGGAGCAACGGCGGTGGGTCGACCTGCCGGAGCTGTCGCTGTGAGCGCCGTGACGATCCCGGTGGACGGCGGCGTCCGCCGGATCACCCTGGGCGAACCGGGGGACTGGCCGAAACCGGCCGCCCCCGCGCAGAGCCGGGTGGCCTACGCGGCGGCGCACGTCGTCGCGGATCCCCGTGGCGACAACGGGTTCGGCGCCCCGGCGGTGCTCGACTGGGAGTCCACACTCGCGTTCCGGCGGCACCTGTTCTCCTACGGCCTCGGCGTCGCCGAGGCGATGGACACCGCGCAGCGCAACATGGGCCTGGACTGGGCGGTGACGCAGGAGCTGATCCGCCGCAGCGCGCGGCAGGCCCTCGACAGCGGTGCGCGGATCTGCGCGGGGGCCGGGACCGACCACCTGCCCGCCGATGTGCGGTCCCTCGGCGACGTGGCCGCCGGGTACGAGGAGCAGCTGGCGGTCGTCGAGGGTGCGGGCGCGCGGCCGGTGCTGATGGCGAGCCGGCAGCTCGCCCGCCTCGCGCGCACGCCGGAGGACTACCTGACGGTGTACGACCGGGTGCTGCGGCAGGTGCGCGGGCCGGTGATCCTGCACTGGCTGGGGGAGATGTTCGACCCACAGCTGGCCGGTTACTGGGGCTCGAGCGATCTGGCGAAGGCGACCCAGACCGTGCTGGGGCTGGTGCGCGAGCACGCCGACGTGATCGACGGGATCAAGACCTCGCTGCTGGACATCGAGCACGAGGTCGGCCTGCGGCGCGCGCTGCCGCCGGAAGTCCGGCTCTACACCGGCGACGACTTCCACTACGACGAGCTCATCGAAGGCGACGAACACGGGCACAGCGACGCGTTGCTCGGCGCGTTCGCGGCGATCACCCCCGCCGCCTCCGCCGCGCTGGCGGCGCTCGACCGGGACGACCACCAGGCCTACGCGGCCGCGCTGAAGCCGACGGTCGCCTTGTCCCGGCACGTGTTCGGCGCGCCGACCCAGTACTACAAGACGGGCATCGCCTTCCTGGCCTGGCTTTCCGGGCACCAGCCGGGGTTCGTCATGGTCGGCGGGCTGCAGAGCGCGCGTGGCCTGGTGCACCTGGGCGAGGTGTTCCGGCTGGCCGACGAGGCCGGGTTGTTCCCCGACCCGGAGCTGGCGGCGCGCCGGATGCGCGGGCTGCTCGAGGTGAGCGGGGTGGCGCAATGAGGTTGTCGGTCAACCAGATCACCGTGGCCGGTCGCGACACCCGCGAGCTGGTCGAAGGCTGTGTGCGGCATGGCATCCCGGCGGTCGGGCTGTGGCGGGAGCCGGTGGCCGAGGCCGGGATCGAGGAGGTCGCGAAGCTCGTCGCGGACGCCGGGATCCGGGTGTCCTCCTTGTGCCGTGGCGGTTTCTTCACCGGCGGGGACCGGGCGGCGCTGGAGGACAACCTGCGTGCCCTCGACGAGGCGGCCGCTCTCGGCGCCCCGTGCCTGGTGCTCGTCGCCGGCGGCTTGCCCGCCGGATCCAAGGACCTGCCGGGCGCGCGCGCCAAGGTGATGGCGGCGCTGGAGTTCCTCGCGCCCGAGGCCGGGGCGCGCGGGGTCCGGCTCGCGGTGGAGGCGCTGCACCCGATGTTCTGCGCCGACCGCGCCGTCGTCTCCACCCTCGGCCAGGCGCTCGCGCTGGCCGAGCCGTTTCCCGCGGAGCAGGTCGGCGTCGTCGTCGACACCTACCACCTGTGGTGGGACCCGCGGCTGGCCGAGGACCTGCCGCGCACGGCCGGGCGCATCGCGAGCTACCAGGTGTCCGACTGGTGCCTGCCGCTCGCCGCCGACACCCTGCGCTCGCGTGGGCTGCCTGGCGACGGTCACATCGACCTGCCGGCCTTCACCCGCGACGTGAGCCGGCTCGGCTACACCGGCGACGTCGAGGTCGAGGTCATGAACGCCGAGGTCGCCGCAAGGCCGCTCGACGATGTGCTCGCCGACCTCGTCCGCCGGCACCGCGAGCTGATCGCCCCGCACCTCCAGGAGCAGCGATGAAGCCCTTCCGCGCCGCCATCGTCGGCACCGGCAACATCGCCCGCCGGCACGCCGAGTCGCTGCGCCGGATCGCCGAGGAGACCGGCGAGGTCGCGCTCGTCGCCGCTGCCGACACCGACCCGGACCGGCTGGCCGCCTTCACCGCCGAGTTCGGCATCGAGGCCGGCTACGCCGACGCCGAAGCCCTGTTCGCCGGCACCGAGGCCGACCTGGTGCACATCTGCACCCCGCCGGGCGCGCACGTGCCGGTGGCGCTGGCCGCGCTGGAGGCGGGCAGCCACGTCGTCGTCGAGAAGCCGGCCACGCTCACCCTCGCCGAGTTCGACCGGCTCATCGAGGCCGAGAAGCAGACCGGCAGGTACGTCGCGACCGTGTCGCAGCACCGCTTCGGCTCCGGCGCGCTGCGCATCCGCGAGCTGCTCCGCTCGGGCATCGCGGGCAGGCCGCTGCTCGCGCTGTGCAACACCACCTGGTTCCGCGACCAGGCCTACTTCGACGTCGAGTGGCGTGGCCGCTGGGACACCGAGGGCGGCGGCCCGACGATGGGCCACGGCATCCACCAGATCGACCTGATGCTCTCGATCCTGGGGGAGTGGACGTCGGTGAGCGCGCTGGCCCGGCAGCAGGCCAGGGTGATGGAGACCGAGGACCTGTCGCTGGCCCACGTCGAGTTCGCCGGTGGCGCCGTCGCCTCGGTGGTCAACAGCATCCTGTCCCCGCGCGAGGAGAGCTACCTGCGCTTCGACTTCGAGCACGCGACCGTCGAGCTGACCCACCTCTACGGCTACACCGACGCGGACTGGCGGGTGACCCCGGCGCCCGGGCACGAGGAGGAGGTGACCGCGGCCTGGGCAGCGGGACCGTCCCAGGTGCGCAGCGAGCACCTGGCGCAGTTCCGCGAGGTCGTCCGGGCGCTGCGGGACGGCACCGCCCCTCCGGTGTCCACTTCGGACGCCCGCCCGACTCTGCAGCTGATCGCCGGGATCTACGCCTCGGCGTTCACCAGGTCCGCCGTGCGGCCCGGCGACCTCGGCCCCGAGTCGCCGTTCTACCGGTTCATGCAGGGCGCCGGGCCGGTGTGGTGAGCGGGCTCGCCCTGCACCACGACGAGGACGCCGCGGTCTCGGTCGCCTGGCGCGGCACGGAGCTGTTCCGCTACGTGCACGTGCCGGGCGAGCCCGCGCTGGAGTCGCCGAAGCCGTTCCTGCACCCGATGCGCAGCCTCGCCGGGGACGTGGTGAGCCTCTACCGGCCGCACGACCACATCTGGCACAAGGGCCTGTACCTGGGCGTGGCGAACTACGGCGAGCACAACGTGTGGGGCGGGCACACGTGGGTCCCCGGCGAGGGCTACCGGACCTGGGACGACCACGGCCGGATCCGGCACGAGTCCTTCGACCGGCTCCAGCTGTCCGGCGGCGTGGTCCGGATCGTCGAACGGCTGTGCTGGGAAGGCGCGGACTCACCCGACTTCCCTCCCGCGCAGGAGGTCCGCTCGTTGTCGGTGCACGTCGACGGGGACGCGTGGGTGCTCGACTTCGCCGGCGAGCTGACCAACGTCGCGGACCGTCCCGTCGTGCTGGGCAGCCCGACCACGAAGGGGCGCCCGCAGGCCGGCTACGGCGGCCTGTTCTGGCGCGGGCAGCCGCGGGTCGGCGCCCAGATCCGCGAAGACCAGCGTGCTGCGGCGGTCGCTCTCGTCGTGCCGGCCGCGCATCGCCATCCACCGCCCGTCCGCGCCCATCAGCTCGTCGCCGCCGACGCCACCGGGCACCACGACCTCGGCGCTGCCGGCGAACGAGCGCGGATCGCGCCGCTGGTTCGTGCGCGTGAACCCGTACGCGTGCCTGGGCTCGGCGCCGTTCTTCGACACCGAGTACACGTTCGAGCCGGGGGACACCCTCCGGCTGCACTACCGGGTGGCCGTCGCGAACGGCCTGCTCGACCCCGCCACGTGCGCCGCACTGGCTGGGA
Proteins encoded in this region:
- a CDS encoding dihydrodipicolinate synthase family protein, whose amino-acid sequence is MSAVTIPVDGGVRRITLGEPGDWPKPAAPAQSRVAYAAAHVVADPRGDNGFGAPAVLDWESTLAFRRHLFSYGLGVAEAMDTAQRNMGLDWAVTQELIRRSARQALDSGARICAGAGTDHLPADVRSLGDVAAGYEEQLAVVEGAGARPVLMASRQLARLARTPEDYLTVYDRVLRQVRGPVILHWLGEMFDPQLAGYWGSSDLAKATQTVLGLVREHADVIDGIKTSLLDIEHEVGLRRALPPEVRLYTGDDFHYDELIEGDEHGHSDALLGAFAAITPAASAALAALDRDDHQAYAAALKPTVALSRHVFGAPTQYYKTGIAFLAWLSGHQPGFVMVGGLQSARGLVHLGEVFRLADEAGLFPDPELAARRMRGLLEVSGVAQ
- a CDS encoding DUF6807 family protein, encoding MNPYACLGSAPFFDTEYTFEPGDTLRLHYRVAVANGLLDPATCAALAGKALSGTAEEKGQP
- a CDS encoding sugar phosphate isomerase/epimerase family protein, with amino-acid sequence MRLSVNQITVAGRDTRELVEGCVRHGIPAVGLWREPVAEAGIEEVAKLVADAGIRVSSLCRGGFFTGGDRAALEDNLRALDEAAALGAPCLVLVAGGLPAGSKDLPGARAKVMAALEFLAPEAGARGVRLAVEALHPMFCADRAVVSTLGQALALAEPFPAEQVGVVVDTYHLWWDPRLAEDLPRTAGRIASYQVSDWCLPLAADTLRSRGLPGDGHIDLPAFTRDVSRLGYTGDVEVEVMNAEVAARPLDDVLADLVRRHRELIAPHLQEQR
- a CDS encoding Gfo/Idh/MocA family protein, whose translation is MKPFRAAIVGTGNIARRHAESLRRIAEETGEVALVAAADTDPDRLAAFTAEFGIEAGYADAEALFAGTEADLVHICTPPGAHVPVALAALEAGSHVVVEKPATLTLAEFDRLIEAEKQTGRYVATVSQHRFGSGALRIRELLRSGIAGRPLLALCNTTWFRDQAYFDVEWRGRWDTEGGGPTMGHGIHQIDLMLSILGEWTSVSALARQQARVMETEDLSLAHVEFAGGAVASVVNSILSPREESYLRFDFEHATVELTHLYGYTDADWRVTPAPGHEEEVTAAWAAGPSQVRSEHLAQFREVVRALRDGTAPPVSTSDARPTLQLIAGIYASAFTRSAVRPGDLGPESPFYRFMQGAGPVW
- a CDS encoding LacI family DNA-binding transcriptional regulator; the encoded protein is MDTGSGQTGRRARPARPRSSVTLLDVARAAGVSLATASRVVNGSVSRRPAPELIKKVTEAAERLGYSANASAQAIARGVNSVVGLIVSDIADPYFSSIAAGVTAEAEEQGLLVTLASTKGRPMREVEYLGALRRQRPMAILLVGSRRADPAAEQRLIQELRAFREDGGRAAAVSQPTLQIDTVAVRNAEGAADLARALVAQGHTRFGVLSGPADLQTAAERVTGFRGGLRGTGARLAARNLQHGEFTRDGGQQAARELLERSPDIGCLFAVNDVMAIGAMAGARELGYRVPEDLAIAGFDDIPSAADTFPPLSTVRIDLEAVGRDAMRFVLEQSGAAAPRVKYVTGDVILRASTDPSPPG
- a CDS encoding Gfo/Idh/MocA family protein — encoded protein: MDTITVALNGVTGRMGYRQHLVRSILAIRDQGGLDLGEGRKVQVEPVLVGRNEAKLRDIAQRHDVKRWSTDLAAVLADDEVQVYFDAQLTSARGGALAAAIAAGKHIYTEKPVSTTVEEAVALARQAAEAGVTAGVVHDKLFLPGLLKLRRLVEGGFFGRILSVRGEFGYWVFEGDWQEAQRPSWNYRIEDGGGIAVDMLCHWNYVLENLFGRVRSVSAAAVTHVPTRWDESGNAYDATADDAAYAIFQLDGGVIAQINSSWCVRVHRDELVEFQVDGTEGSAVAGLRDCVVQHRAQTPKPVWNPDLPAAFDFRAGWSQVPDNDEFDNGFKAQWELFLRDALAGRPHVYDLMSGARGINLAQAGLAASEQRRWVDLPELSL